One segment of Comamonas thiooxydans DNA contains the following:
- a CDS encoding voltage-gated chloride channel family protein, whose product MHRLKRIEQFQLLPYVGKWLIIASVVAALAGSASAFFLLSLDHATNWRIAHSWIIWFLPLAGFAVGWVYLRFGKPVDSGNNLIIDEIHDPKKVVPLRMAPLVLGGTVVSHLFGASVGREGTAVQMGAALADQLTHLLRLRQEDRRILLMTGMSAGFSSVFGTPLAGAVFGLEVLAIGRMRYDALFPCLVAAIAADQVCLAWGVHHTHYAIGEVVPLGPWPVLAVVLAGILFGIVGMAFSGLTHRVGAYMKRRVPYAPMRPFIGGMVIAVVVWVLDAYQYIGLGIPEISRSFQQPMQPWDFLGKLGFTAISLGTGFKGGEVTPLFYIGATLGNALAPLFHMPFAMMAGLGFVAVFAGAANTPIATTFMAVELFGAEIAPLAAIACVTAYLFSGHTGIYHAQRIGRSKHRAHRAIAPEDLRLAELADFKQHKKASGNTATDVGKNEIQP is encoded by the coding sequence ATGCACAGACTCAAACGAATCGAACAGTTCCAGCTTCTGCCATACGTGGGCAAGTGGCTCATCATTGCCAGCGTCGTCGCGGCGCTCGCGGGCAGCGCTTCCGCATTTTTCCTGCTGTCGTTGGACCACGCAACCAATTGGCGCATAGCGCACTCATGGATCATCTGGTTTTTGCCCTTGGCCGGCTTCGCTGTGGGCTGGGTCTATCTGCGCTTTGGCAAGCCCGTCGACAGCGGTAACAACCTCATCATTGATGAGATTCACGACCCCAAGAAGGTCGTCCCCCTGAGAATGGCGCCCCTGGTTCTTGGCGGAACGGTGGTTTCGCACTTGTTTGGCGCCTCAGTGGGCCGAGAAGGCACCGCAGTGCAAATGGGTGCGGCCTTGGCTGACCAGTTGACGCACCTGCTTCGCCTTCGCCAAGAGGACCGGCGGATTCTCCTGATGACGGGCATGAGCGCCGGCTTCTCCTCGGTGTTCGGAACACCACTTGCAGGTGCAGTATTCGGGCTGGAGGTGCTGGCCATAGGGCGTATGCGCTACGACGCCTTATTCCCATGTCTGGTCGCCGCCATCGCTGCGGATCAGGTGTGCCTGGCCTGGGGCGTACATCACACGCACTACGCCATTGGTGAAGTCGTGCCGCTTGGGCCGTGGCCTGTGCTCGCGGTCGTCTTGGCAGGAATTCTGTTCGGCATCGTGGGAATGGCGTTCTCCGGACTGACTCACCGAGTGGGCGCATACATGAAGCGTCGTGTGCCCTACGCGCCTATGCGTCCCTTCATTGGCGGCATGGTCATTGCGGTGGTAGTTTGGGTATTGGATGCCTATCAGTACATCGGCCTTGGAATCCCGGAAATATCGAGATCATTCCAGCAGCCAATGCAACCGTGGGACTTCCTTGGCAAGCTGGGCTTTACCGCTATATCGCTTGGGACAGGCTTCAAGGGTGGCGAAGTTACTCCGCTGTTCTACATCGGAGCCACATTGGGGAATGCGCTTGCACCGCTGTTTCACATGCCTTTTGCCATGATGGCGGGCCTTGGATTCGTCGCTGTCTTCGCAGGGGCGGCCAACACACCTATCGCCACCACGTTCATGGCCGTGGAGCTGTTCGGGGCAGAAATTGCACCGCTGGCGGCGATCGCTTGCGTCACAGCCTACCTTTTTTCGGGTCACACCGGCATCTACCACGCGCAGCGCATAGGGCGCAGCAAACACCGGGCCCATCGAGCGATAGCCCCTGAAGATCTGCGCCTGGCCGAGCTCGCAGACTTTAAGCAGCATAAGAAAGCCAGCGGGAATACAGCGACAGACGTCGGCAAGAACGAGATCCAGCCATGA
- a CDS encoding arylamine N-acetyltransferase has product MVHDSSCQSGMTLTSDQLDAYLAKIGVNRPASLDLDSLSKLHRAHLMTFTWEALDAFMGWPSSIAPAAAFTKMVEGKRGGWCYEMNGLFGAALAALGFRVTRLCSGVNREILGDVVIGNHLTLRVDLDRPYLAEVGLSDAIVEPVLLAPGPISQRGFDFSIMPTDDGWLRFMNHTRGMARSFDFRPDHSDEAAIAAMLSWLTRDPGSPFTNALAILRHTEHGYVGLKNDCLCSLTADSISEQRITSADHLADTFERIFHIEVPQYGRVWEKIQAVSGDMTT; this is encoded by the coding sequence ATGGTGCACGACTCTTCATGCCAAAGTGGGATGACCCTGACGTCCGATCAGCTGGACGCCTATCTCGCAAAGATCGGGGTCAATAGGCCGGCTTCTCTCGACCTCGACAGTCTGTCAAAGCTTCACCGAGCCCATCTCATGACCTTTACCTGGGAGGCGCTGGATGCCTTCATGGGATGGCCGTCTTCGATCGCACCAGCCGCTGCCTTCACCAAAATGGTGGAGGGTAAGCGCGGAGGCTGGTGCTACGAGATGAACGGTCTGTTCGGAGCTGCGCTCGCCGCTCTAGGATTTCGCGTGACCCGCCTGTGTAGCGGTGTCAATCGTGAAATTCTGGGTGACGTCGTCATCGGTAACCATCTGACCCTGCGTGTTGATCTCGATCGCCCCTATCTCGCCGAGGTCGGCTTGTCCGATGCCATCGTCGAACCTGTACTGCTTGCTCCTGGGCCGATCAGTCAGCGCGGCTTCGACTTTTCGATCATGCCGACGGACGACGGTTGGCTGCGTTTCATGAACCACACACGCGGCATGGCGCGCAGTTTCGATTTCCGGCCCGATCACAGCGACGAGGCAGCCATCGCGGCCATGCTTAGCTGGCTGACAAGGGATCCCGGCTCTCCGTTTACAAACGCGCTGGCGATCCTGCGGCATACAGAGCATGGCTATGTCGGCCTGAAAAACGATTGCCTGTGCAGCTTGACGGCAGACAGCATCAGCGAACAGCGCATCACGAGCGCCGATCATCTGGCCGATACGTTCGAAAGAATTTTTCATATCGAGGTCCCTCAGTATGGACGCGTCTGGGAAAAGATCCAGGCGGTCAGCGGTGATATGACTACCTGA
- a CDS encoding GFA family protein: MACHCRGCQRMSSSAYSLSAAIPAKAFEVTQGAPVIGGLHGADQHYFCEYCMTWMFTRPEGTDAFVNCRATLLDETGWFYPFVETYTSTKLPFAYTGAAHSFEVFPPMEAYEGLINEYARTSK, encoded by the coding sequence ATGGCCTGCCACTGCCGCGGTTGTCAGCGTATGAGTTCAAGCGCCTACTCGCTCAGCGCTGCTATTCCGGCCAAGGCTTTCGAGGTTACCCAAGGCGCGCCGGTCATTGGCGGTCTGCACGGCGCGGACCAGCACTACTTCTGTGAATACTGCATGACATGGATGTTCACGCGCCCGGAGGGAACTGACGCGTTTGTCAATTGCAGGGCGACCCTCCTGGACGAGACCGGTTGGTTCTATCCTTTCGTCGAGACCTATACAAGCACGAAACTGCCCTTTGCCTACACGGGGGCAGCTCACAGCTTTGAAGTATTTCCCCCGATGGAGGCTTATGAGGGACTCATCAACGAATATGCCAGGACATCGAAGTAG
- a CDS encoding co-chaperone YbbN: MPNIATLHIDDFQRVINNLNNQGELAIIYFSASWCQPCKRMAPVFERISIHFNDANIFFGSIDIAEAPIIAQQYGIKSVPTVAILQKGRLIVSLSGERPFEEFIRHIEIATSSLRDVLVNVT; this comes from the coding sequence ATGCCTAATATTGCCACACTTCATATTGATGATTTTCAGAGAGTCATCAATAATCTCAATAACCAGGGTGAGCTAGCCATCATCTACTTCTCTGCATCTTGGTGCCAACCATGCAAACGCATGGCGCCAGTATTCGAAAGAATTTCAATTCATTTCAATGATGCCAATATTTTCTTCGGCTCGATTGATATTGCTGAGGCCCCAATTATCGCTCAGCAATATGGGATAAAGTCAGTTCCTACAGTGGCGATACTCCAAAAAGGAAGGTTAATAGTATCTCTTTCCGGCGAAAGACCTTTTGAAGAATTTATTAGGCATATAGAAATTGCTACCTCGTCTCTAAGAGATGTCTTAGTAAACGTCACTTGA
- a CDS encoding MAPEG family protein: MNIPTLTLLAFAGWTLLILFSTVGVYRWSRILTGRATVNEWQPGKPQGSDWYQRAMGAHRNCIENLPVYGAIVLAINTSGMSGVTLDNLAILVLVARIAQSLVHICLPQTNAVATWRFVFFFMQIIGMAWMGVYVVMHL; encoded by the coding sequence ATGAACATTCCCACATTGACACTTCTAGCATTCGCCGGTTGGACGTTGCTTATTTTATTCAGCACTGTTGGCGTCTATCGTTGGTCAAGAATTTTGACGGGGCGTGCAACTGTGAACGAATGGCAGCCAGGAAAACCGCAAGGAAGTGATTGGTATCAGCGTGCCATGGGTGCGCATAGGAACTGCATTGAAAATCTTCCTGTCTATGGCGCTATAGTCTTGGCCATCAATACATCAGGGATGAGCGGCGTCACATTGGATAATTTGGCAATTTTGGTCTTGGTGGCTCGGATTGCGCAAAGCCTGGTCCATATATGTCTACCCCAAACCAATGCGGTGGCCACTTGGCGCTTTGTGTTCTTCTTCATGCAAATAATTGGAATGGCTTGGATGGGGGTATATGTTGTGATGCACCTTTAA
- a CDS encoding MBL fold metallo-hydrolase, producing the protein MNTSTQIQAFFDEGTHTVTYLLSDPLTKYAAVIDPVLDYDHRSGTVATSSADKVLEAVCSQKLQVLWVLETHVHADHLSAAPYIKRHTGAQVAIGAHIRDVQSAFRYTLNFLEMDEGVSKFDRLLHDGETLSIGNISIEVLHTPGHTPACVSYRVEDAVFVGDTLFMPDYGTARADFPGGSERLLYQSIRKLLKSPPKTRLFMCHDYKSAGRNEYAWETTVEEQCARNIHVHDGIDEDTFVLTRMQRDAALPAPALLWPSIQVNIRAGNLPDPEINGAQYLKTPIFHKNQSK; encoded by the coding sequence ATGAACACATCGACTCAAATTCAAGCTTTCTTTGACGAGGGCACCCACACGGTCACCTATCTGCTGTCTGATCCCTTGACGAAATATGCGGCGGTGATCGACCCAGTCCTGGACTATGACCATCGAAGTGGAACAGTGGCAACCTCCTCCGCCGACAAGGTTCTGGAAGCAGTATGTAGTCAAAAACTACAGGTCCTTTGGGTCCTGGAAACGCATGTTCATGCAGATCATCTAAGTGCTGCACCATACATCAAAAGACATACAGGAGCTCAGGTAGCCATCGGAGCTCACATTCGAGATGTGCAATCCGCATTTCGCTACACGCTCAACTTCCTTGAAATGGATGAAGGCGTTTCCAAGTTCGATAGGCTTTTGCATGATGGTGAGACTCTCTCGATAGGAAACATCTCGATTGAGGTCTTACACACCCCGGGGCATACGCCTGCTTGTGTCTCCTATCGAGTCGAAGATGCGGTTTTTGTCGGAGATACCTTGTTCATGCCGGATTACGGAACTGCCCGCGCCGACTTTCCGGGCGGAAGCGAACGGCTGTTATACCAATCCATTAGAAAGCTTCTCAAATCACCGCCTAAGACACGACTTTTCATGTGTCATGACTATAAATCGGCGGGTCGCAATGAATATGCCTGGGAAACCACGGTGGAGGAACAATGTGCACGAAACATTCATGTTCATGACGGTATTGACGAAGATACATTTGTACTTACCCGCATGCAGCGAGACGCTGCACTCCCCGCGCCAGCACTTCTGTGGCCATCCATACAAGTCAATATTCGCGCCGGAAATTTACCTGATCCTGAGATAAATGGAGCGCAGTACCTGAAGACTCCAATATTCCACAAGAACCAGTCAAAATAA
- a CDS encoding metalloregulator ArsR/SmtB family transcription factor produces MLGEIREASALLKAIGNEHRLQVLCLLIEHDEMTVGGLLEHVSLSQSALSQHLGKMREEGLVAFRRESQTLYYRIENQDAAKVIATLKSIYRPKSG; encoded by the coding sequence ATGCTAGGCGAAATTCGGGAGGCGTCCGCCCTGTTGAAAGCCATCGGTAACGAACATCGTCTTCAAGTGCTATGTCTATTGATTGAGCACGACGAAATGACGGTGGGAGGGCTGCTTGAGCATGTTTCGCTCAGTCAATCAGCCTTGTCTCAGCACTTGGGGAAAATGCGCGAAGAAGGGCTTGTCGCGTTCAGGCGTGAATCACAAACCTTGTACTACCGAATCGAGAATCAAGATGCGGCTAAAGTCATCGCGACACTCAAGAGCATCTATCGCCCTAAGAGCGGCTAA
- a CDS encoding helix-turn-helix transcriptional regulator — MKSPSMLIEQLISQLYEGVLTNEGWGEALRTISAITQSPQASVVVFDKRAEALAVSETFGIPQEAVVSFNAHYHQLDEGRPYATTMPFGHWYLDRRDIGEEAMRRSEYYQDFLIPHDMATTLCNRLLGDESADAFLSLQRRLGQPHYTNADLIAFGCFVPHVQRAVRLRMHMQRLSAHAGLASVVLDSLNTPLLVLDEHSRILLSNAEADALLRRLPQLMVYQGCLHLKGIRAGLFEQLLRSACGRQGPAIAGGVSIAELNGLSPLQLLVLPMPACMQAFNHWQRPLALVLFHDPNQAHSIQPHLLQQLYGLTPAEARLALTLYRGNSPAQAAQHQGISVGTVRVQLKAIFAKTGVSRQSDLMRLLSALGIAT; from the coding sequence ATGAAAAGCCCAAGCATGCTAATCGAGCAGCTTATAAGCCAGCTGTATGAGGGCGTGCTAACCAACGAAGGCTGGGGCGAGGCCTTGCGTACCATATCTGCAATCACCCAAAGCCCGCAGGCCTCTGTGGTCGTATTTGACAAACGAGCGGAAGCGCTGGCCGTAAGTGAAACCTTTGGGATCCCCCAGGAGGCGGTAGTGTCCTTCAACGCCCACTATCACCAACTAGACGAAGGCCGCCCCTACGCGACGACGATGCCTTTTGGACACTGGTATCTAGATCGCCGCGATATTGGCGAAGAGGCCATGCGGCGTAGCGAGTACTACCAAGATTTCCTGATTCCGCATGACATGGCAACGACTTTGTGCAACCGCTTGCTGGGGGATGAAAGTGCAGATGCATTTCTGTCGTTGCAACGGCGCCTTGGCCAGCCACACTACACCAATGCCGACTTGATCGCCTTTGGGTGTTTTGTCCCACATGTGCAGCGCGCTGTGCGCCTGCGCATGCATATGCAACGTCTATCAGCCCATGCAGGTCTGGCATCGGTTGTGCTCGATAGCCTGAACACACCGCTGCTGGTGCTAGATGAACATAGCCGCATCCTCCTAAGCAATGCCGAGGCCGATGCACTGCTGCGGCGCCTACCGCAACTAATGGTTTATCAGGGCTGCCTACATCTGAAGGGCATCCGTGCAGGTCTGTTTGAGCAATTGCTGCGATCCGCATGCGGTCGGCAAGGCCCAGCGATCGCAGGTGGTGTTTCCATTGCTGAATTGAATGGTCTGTCTCCATTGCAATTGCTGGTATTACCTATGCCGGCATGCATGCAGGCCTTTAACCACTGGCAGCGTCCGCTGGCGCTAGTACTTTTTCATGATCCGAACCAAGCCCACAGCATTCAGCCACACTTACTTCAACAACTTTACGGCCTAACTCCCGCAGAAGCCCGTCTCGCATTGACGCTTTATCGAGGGAACTCCCCCGCACAGGCCGCACAGCACCAAGGAATCAGTGTGGGCACTGTGCGCGTCCAGCTCAAAGCTATCTTCGCCAAAACTGGGGTCAGCCGTCAGTCGGATCTCATGCGGTTGCTATCTGCGTTAGGGATTGCAACATAA
- a CDS encoding response regulator encodes MNVFSIRLLIADDHPALLLGLQSAITNISSLQLVGTARNSTEMVAHLDRYPCDVLVTDYAMPGGEYGDGIPMITFVKRRYPNLRIVVVTMMDNPAILSALTAEHVGCIVSKSDDPSHIVPAVHAAFAGGNYYSPAARAILETARSVHNEPDGPRALTRREAEVIRLFASGLLIGEIAERLHRSKQTVSTQKNSAMRKLGIVRDADLFKYAIETGLVTSASMGPETA; translated from the coding sequence ATGAACGTCTTCTCAATTCGTCTATTGATCGCCGATGATCATCCCGCCCTGCTCCTGGGCCTGCAAAGCGCAATCACCAACATCAGCAGCCTCCAACTGGTGGGGACTGCCCGTAACTCGACAGAAATGGTGGCCCACCTTGATAGATACCCATGCGATGTGTTGGTGACCGACTACGCCATGCCTGGTGGCGAGTATGGGGATGGAATCCCCATGATCACCTTCGTCAAGCGTCGCTACCCGAATCTGCGCATCGTGGTAGTGACCATGATGGACAATCCCGCGATTCTGAGCGCGCTGACAGCGGAGCATGTCGGCTGCATTGTTAGCAAGTCAGATGACCCAAGCCATATCGTTCCTGCCGTTCATGCCGCTTTTGCTGGGGGCAACTACTACTCGCCAGCGGCAAGGGCGATCCTGGAAACCGCAAGATCTGTACACAACGAGCCGGACGGTCCACGTGCCCTGACTCGACGTGAAGCCGAGGTGATACGTTTGTTCGCATCAGGACTACTTATTGGAGAGATAGCCGAGCGACTGCACCGTAGCAAGCAGACCGTGAGTACGCAAAAAAATAGCGCCATGCGCAAGCTCGGCATTGTGCGCGATGCAGATCTTTTCAAGTACGCGATAGAGACTGGCCTTGTGACTTCGGCATCCATGGGGCCGGAGACAGCATGA
- a CDS encoding hybrid sensor histidine kinase/response regulator, giving the protein MSHSISNIDNEIGLLNRLQRGVLFGGAAIMSLVILLVVGLAVYAKVSGYISDARLVYSAQKSLLLLEIETKQAAMQRGVIHAEMLWNTEQQHSAKTALARDFARQGGRIYLQAHPNVLPQLAIGDVASKPAEMYRDYLAFSEGQAYTASASSLQRGREFTGYHYTPDEKYITFLPPPKSGDPVADVHAKSVADLIHRLAFDLGDLTDPLVDRALHESRKVKWIAPHVDPFTGQRVVKLVQPAFDGDKPFMIFVSDMPVNVLSDRLNQSAYAGNFLLISSEGELLLQGVGSAARSDHQAQALARRVVESKVWQNSLTGCHDSYSDGVFTLGEPLSQTGWTLVYAYSWSTILSALRGLLAGYAVATALILLVLWTVVLLFHYRVFLPAHRRSLRVYESEHLNRTIIKTAPVGLSLIDQRTGEVILQNEAAGGYVVNGQPLNQRLLQIYSAREQGPDRQVTRDLNVTDAHYRSVELHVDLVPGKYQGSQVLLCSLLDITARKDAERALHDARSAADVANRAKSAFLATMSHEIRTPLHAILGSLELMEHEVQAGTLHDRVQTVSSASRALVSLIDDILDFSKVESGQMNIESVPFDLVQEVESIVHMFLPRAEEKDVALYYRVRPGLSRCMGDPFRLRQILGNLLSNAIKFTNAGEVMLEVETYGLKGASMLCLHVRDTGIGITAEQQQELFMPFVQADSSITRRFGGTGLGLALCKKIANLMGGTIHVESQAGQGSTFTVELPIAGDEPAMGECKTPLAGKRVSLLCANPQWQAAIEPHLVDWGAELQSASSPDELPPQSDVLIVMGSPRPWALADEESAASDAKHVVDILETGPLAPVEAAGRVLVSCYALKGILYALTQGAATAMNKEPETPVRDLRTATSLRILVVEDHPVNRQLFQEQLRLLGQQVVVAESSGRALEHFQLSEFDLVLTDLNMPGMDGYTLARALRAQGARIPILAVTAHASEQERATCLRAGIDEVLFKPLSIEALGNALAIYARKDFSLPSKSIEFQTFERMLLVGPLSMPIWQALSISFQQHMAAIRAGLASKDMTAVRNALHAIKGSFAMVHEQELKEHIDRVENLADEGDFKALDAELETLEHLAIEMLRHRAPSGASLDTICS; this is encoded by the coding sequence TTGTCTCATTCAATTTCAAACATCGACAATGAGATAGGACTGCTCAATCGCTTGCAGCGCGGAGTGCTGTTTGGCGGCGCCGCCATCATGTCGCTCGTGATTCTTTTAGTCGTTGGGTTGGCCGTCTACGCCAAAGTATCTGGCTACATTTCCGATGCGCGCTTGGTTTACAGCGCTCAAAAATCGCTGCTGCTGCTGGAAATAGAAACCAAGCAGGCCGCTATGCAGCGCGGGGTCATACATGCCGAGATGCTTTGGAATACCGAACAGCAACACTCCGCGAAAACGGCACTCGCGCGCGACTTCGCGCGTCAGGGAGGCCGTATTTACCTGCAGGCCCACCCCAATGTGCTGCCGCAACTGGCCATCGGTGATGTCGCTAGCAAGCCTGCTGAGATGTACCGAGACTATCTGGCTTTCAGCGAGGGGCAGGCTTATACCGCGAGCGCCAGTTCACTACAGCGTGGGCGTGAATTCACTGGCTATCACTACACGCCTGACGAAAAATACATCACGTTTCTTCCGCCTCCCAAGTCGGGAGACCCGGTGGCGGATGTGCATGCCAAATCCGTTGCAGATCTCATTCATCGTCTGGCTTTCGATCTTGGCGATTTGACGGACCCGCTTGTTGATCGTGCGCTGCATGAATCGCGCAAGGTGAAGTGGATCGCTCCGCATGTCGACCCATTCACCGGACAGCGTGTCGTCAAACTGGTGCAGCCAGCATTCGACGGGGACAAGCCGTTCATGATCTTTGTGAGCGACATGCCCGTGAACGTGCTGTCCGATCGCTTGAATCAGTCTGCTTATGCTGGCAACTTCCTTCTGATTTCCAGTGAGGGTGAGCTGCTGCTGCAGGGCGTAGGATCCGCGGCACGGTCTGACCATCAAGCTCAGGCGCTGGCTCGGAGGGTCGTTGAAAGCAAGGTATGGCAGAACAGTCTGACTGGTTGTCATGACAGCTACAGCGACGGCGTCTTCACTCTAGGAGAGCCCTTGTCTCAAACAGGCTGGACGCTGGTGTATGCCTACTCCTGGAGCACCATCTTGAGTGCGCTGCGCGGCCTCTTGGCGGGATATGCGGTGGCCACCGCATTGATACTGCTCGTCTTGTGGACGGTCGTGCTGCTGTTCCACTACCGAGTATTTCTGCCGGCCCACCGGCGCTCTTTGCGCGTCTACGAGAGTGAGCATCTGAATCGCACGATCATCAAAACGGCTCCCGTTGGGCTCAGTCTCATCGATCAACGAACCGGTGAAGTAATACTGCAAAACGAGGCGGCTGGTGGCTATGTGGTCAATGGCCAGCCATTGAACCAGCGCCTGTTGCAAATCTATTCGGCCCGAGAGCAGGGGCCGGACAGGCAGGTCACGCGGGATCTCAACGTCACGGATGCACACTATCGGTCTGTCGAACTTCACGTCGATTTGGTTCCTGGCAAGTACCAAGGCTCACAAGTATTGCTCTGCAGCCTGCTGGATATCACTGCTCGAAAAGATGCTGAGCGCGCCTTGCACGATGCGCGATCGGCTGCAGACGTCGCCAACCGGGCCAAATCGGCCTTCCTGGCGACGATGAGCCACGAAATCCGTACGCCACTCCATGCCATTCTCGGTAGTTTGGAGTTGATGGAGCATGAAGTACAGGCAGGCACTTTGCACGACCGCGTGCAAACTGTATCCAGTGCCTCACGCGCTCTTGTTTCTCTGATCGACGACATTCTGGATTTTTCGAAAGTTGAGTCGGGACAGATGAACATCGAGTCCGTGCCGTTTGATTTGGTGCAAGAGGTCGAGTCCATTGTTCACATGTTCCTGCCGCGGGCCGAGGAAAAGGATGTGGCCTTGTATTACCGTGTTCGGCCAGGACTGTCGCGCTGCATGGGTGATCCTTTCCGCTTGAGGCAAATCCTGGGCAACCTCCTGAGCAATGCCATCAAATTCACGAATGCCGGTGAAGTGATGCTGGAGGTAGAGACTTATGGTCTCAAGGGGGCGTCAATGCTGTGTCTGCATGTGCGAGACACCGGCATAGGCATAACAGCTGAACAGCAGCAGGAGCTGTTCATGCCATTTGTGCAGGCCGACTCGTCCATCACCCGTCGGTTCGGTGGCACCGGACTTGGCCTGGCGCTATGCAAGAAAATTGCCAACCTGATGGGTGGCACGATCCACGTAGAAAGTCAGGCGGGGCAAGGCAGCACGTTTACCGTTGAGCTTCCCATTGCGGGGGACGAGCCGGCAATGGGCGAATGCAAGACGCCTTTGGCAGGAAAAAGAGTTTCGCTACTATGCGCCAATCCACAGTGGCAAGCAGCCATCGAGCCTCACTTGGTGGATTGGGGAGCGGAGTTGCAATCAGCCAGCTCGCCGGATGAATTGCCCCCCCAATCGGATGTACTGATTGTGATGGGGAGCCCTCGTCCATGGGCGCTTGCCGATGAAGAATCGGCTGCGAGCGACGCCAAGCATGTGGTCGACATTCTGGAGACTGGCCCGCTGGCTCCGGTAGAAGCAGCAGGGCGGGTGCTCGTGTCCTGCTACGCCTTGAAAGGGATACTTTATGCGCTGACGCAAGGGGCTGCTACGGCTATGAACAAGGAGCCGGAAACGCCTGTCAGGGATCTTCGCACCGCAACATCTCTGCGCATCTTGGTGGTGGAGGATCATCCGGTCAACCGGCAACTGTTTCAGGAACAGCTCCGATTGCTGGGTCAGCAAGTGGTGGTTGCCGAAAGCAGTGGTCGCGCGCTGGAGCATTTCCAGCTATCAGAGTTCGACCTCGTTCTGACCGACTTGAACATGCCTGGCATGGATGGCTACACATTGGCCCGTGCCTTGCGAGCGCAGGGGGCTCGGATCCCCATCTTGGCAGTCACTGCGCATGCCAGCGAGCAAGAGCGTGCTACATGCCTGAGGGCCGGCATTGACGAGGTCCTGTTCAAGCCCCTGTCGATTGAGGCACTCGGCAATGCACTTGCGATCTATGCGCGCAAGGATTTCTCTCTGCCCAGCAAAAGTATCGAATTCCAAACGTTCGAGCGGATGCTTCTGGTGGGGCCACTATCCATGCCAATATGGCAAGCGCTATCGATCTCATTTCAGCAGCATATGGCAGCAATCCGCGCCGGCCTGGCATCGAAAGACATGACAGCGGTACGCAATGCACTGCATGCGATCAAGGGCAGCTTTGCCATGGTGCACGAGCAGGAACTCAAAGAGCATATCGATCGCGTCGAGAACCTTGCAGACGAAGGCGACTTCAAGGCCTTGGATGCCGAGCTGGAAACTCTGGAGCATTTGGCAATCGAAATGCTTCGACATCGAGCCCCCTCGGGAGCCTCGCTCGATACGATCTGCAGCTGA
- a CDS encoding response regulator transcription factor, with amino-acid sequence MLSIKVVLVDDHPAMIAGVAHELGLSGTIKVQGHASNSTELVEMLESTPCDVVVSDYSMPAGKYGDGITLFNFISRRFPEVKLVVLTMLDNPAILGSLDDLGIRAIVSKSDAVSHLIPAIHAAHTGGKYHSPVVDAVLKVRTALRTNASAPAALSPREAEVVRLFVSGMTVNEISERLSRSKQTISTQKIRAIEKLGLAGDTDLVRYAMEHGWVTSSQIPPDSTAE; translated from the coding sequence ATGTTGAGCATCAAAGTTGTGCTGGTCGATGACCACCCGGCAATGATTGCCGGTGTGGCACATGAACTTGGCTTGAGCGGCACGATCAAGGTACAGGGGCACGCCTCCAACTCGACGGAGCTCGTAGAGATGCTTGAGTCGACTCCGTGCGACGTTGTTGTGTCCGACTATTCCATGCCTGCAGGAAAGTACGGCGACGGCATCACACTCTTTAACTTCATTTCCCGCCGTTTCCCGGAGGTCAAACTGGTTGTGCTGACCATGCTGGACAACCCTGCAATTCTGGGATCTCTTGACGATCTGGGCATACGAGCCATCGTGAGCAAGTCAGATGCAGTGTCGCATCTCATCCCCGCAATTCATGCAGCACACACGGGTGGGAAATACCACTCCCCGGTTGTTGATGCCGTCCTGAAGGTTCGTACGGCACTGCGCACCAATGCCAGTGCGCCTGCAGCACTCAGCCCACGAGAAGCAGAAGTTGTGAGGCTGTTCGTTTCCGGCATGACCGTCAACGAGATTTCCGAGCGTTTGAGCCGTAGCAAGCAAACGATCAGCACCCAAAAGATCCGGGCCATTGAGAAGCTGGGCCTGGCGGGTGACACGGACCTGGTCAGGTACGCTATGGAGCACGGCTGGGTGACCTCTTCGCAGATACCTCCTGACAGCACCGCTGAATAA